Proteins from one Setaria italica strain Yugu1 chromosome V, Setaria_italica_v2.0, whole genome shotgun sequence genomic window:
- the LOC101768018 gene encoding tubby-like F-box protein 2, with protein sequence MPPWRRASASPGPSAAAAASSSEPARPLAGGNARVSPEVPAEHEGGVEDGRWSALVPELLADILRRVDAGAERWPGRRDVVACACVCRRWREAAVAMVRPPLQCGGITFLASLKQPGPRDAPMQCFIKRNKKKSTFHLYLSLTQALTGQGKFLLAARRNRCGFRMEYIISTQGDLSHGSHVGKLKSNFTRTKFTVYDWQPQYEGAKVSSSRCRRWLASKQINPLASSGIVDIGEVSYEYNLLKSRGPRRIHCSIQCPADEGTAIDPEEANQPSSPSSLVLYNKLPRWHEHLQCWCLNFHGRVMVASVKNFQLIAPAGTGEPWGVQDDETVILQFGKVEDDVFTMDYRQPLSAFQAFAICLTSFGSKLACE encoded by the exons ATGCCTCCGTggcgccgcgcctccgcctccccgggccccagcgccgccgccgctgcatctTCCTCGGAGCCCGCGCGGCCGCTAGCCGGCGGCAACGCGAGGGTCTCGCCGGAGGTCCCCGCCGAGCACGAGGGGGGGGTGGAGGATGGGCGGTGGTCGGCTCTGGTCCCCGAGCTGCTCGCGGACATCCTGCGGCGcgtggacgccggcgccgagAGGTggcccgggcggcgcgacgtggTGGCCTGCGCCTGCGTCTGCCGCCGGTGGCGTGAGGCAGCCGTCGCCATGGTGCGGCCGCCGCTGCAGTGCGGGGGGATCACGTTCCTCGCCTCGCTCAAGCAG CCTGGACCTAGGGATGCGCCAATGCAGTGTTTCATCAAGAGGAACAAGAAAAAATCGACTTTTCACCTCTATCTCAGCTTAACACAAG CATTAACAGGTCAAGGGAAGTTTCTGTTGGCGGCTCGTAGGAACAGGTGTGGGTTTCGCATGGAGTATATTATCTCTACTCAGGGTGATCTCTCTCATGGAAGCCATGTTGGAAAGCTAAA GTCCAACTTCACAAGAACAAAGTTCACCGTTTATGATTGGCAACCACAATATGAAGGTGCTAAGGTGTCAAGCAGCAGATGCAGACGCTGGCTTGCAAGCAAACAAATAAACCCACTCGCTTCTAGTGGCATTGTTGACATTGGAGAAGTGTCCTATGAATACAATCTTCTCAAATCAAGAGGACCGAGAAGAATACACTGCAGTATCCAGTGCCCTGCCGATGAGGGTACTGCAATAGATCCAGAAGAGGCTAATCAACCCAGCAGCCCTAGTTCCTTGGTTCTGTACAATAAACTTCCACGATGGCATGAGCATTTGCAGTGCTGGTGTTTGAACTTTCATGGCCGGGTTATGGTTGCCTCTGTGAAGAATTTCCAACTTATTGCACCTGCGGGCACCGGGGAGCCATGGGGTGTTCAGGATGACGAGACAGTGATACTTCAGTTTGGAAAAGTTGAGGATGATGTATTTACAATGGACTATCGACAGCCTCTGTCCGCATTCCAGGCATTTGCAATCTGCCTCACCAGTTTTGGCTCAAAGTTGGCTTGTGAATAG
- the LOC101767620 gene encoding uncharacterized protein LOC101767620, translating to MESDAERAPNPSSHHHQPLRPAKSAAFKREERRKRKDRKRQERLADELARWEPLGAPPSRPAATGSVSPSSPQPDIPWPCDSPPPPDPAEWSWGPPAVPPPQPTVEVAAAVPLHPQAAAVRSCRAFFEARIEDDEEEEDAEGSAARFFGELLGGDAALRGFYEAEREKGQFLCLVCEGSGARVGKRFAGCAALVQHAGSVARTKRRLAHRAFAGAVGRLLGWSASQAAPPAAGSDSDGASQSVDMEVS from the exons ATGGAGTCCGACGCGGAGCGAGCCCCAAACCCtagcagccaccaccaccaacccCTCCGGCCAGCCAAGTCCGCGGCGTTCAAGCGCGAAGAGCGCCGCAAGCGCAAGGACCGCAAGCGGCAGGAGCGcctcgccgacgagctcgcGCGGTGGGAACCCCTCGGCGCCCCGCCGTCCCGTCCGGCCGCCACCGGATCCGTCTCCCCCTCCAGCCCGCAGCCCGACATACCGTGGCCGTGCGactcgccgccacctccggacCCGGCGGAATGGAGCTGGGGCCCGCCCGCCGTACCCCCGCCCCAGCCCACGGTcgaagtggcggcggcggtcccgTTGCACCCGCAGGCCGCCGCCGTGAGGTCCTGCCGCGCGTTCTTCGAAGCGCGGATCgaagatgacgaggaggaggaggatgctgaagGCAGTGCGGCACGGTTCTTCGGCGAACTGCtgggcggcgacgcggcgctgAGGGGATTCTACGAGGCGGAGCGGGAGAAGGGGCAGTTCCTGTGCCTGGTGTGCGAGGGGAGCGGCGCCAGGGTGGGCAAGAGGTTCGCGGGCTGCGCGGCGCTCGTGCAGCACGCCGGGTCTGTCGCCCGGACCAAGAGGAGGCTGGCGCACCGCGCgttcgccggcgccgtcggccggcTGCTCGGATGGAGCGCAAgccaggccgcgccgccggcg GCAGGCTCTGACAGCGATGGCGCTTCTCAAAGCGTAGACATGGAGGTGTCCTGA